A stretch of Crossiella cryophila DNA encodes these proteins:
- a CDS encoding trypsin-like serine peptidase encodes MRLLRAALGAALVLSATLAGGASAAPAASVEMAVHEVGGGSSTMRVPLATLSALSEKVPPAAPRKAASAAGIYSLTNGKTAAWTGDGKIQGCSASVVNTPSRRVLVTAAHCLYHHGMARPWIQTMRFVPGLEPDANEDPFEPIGGFEAARFVVPKSWTLVQDRKWDFGFVIMKDRPNGDRVGDLVSSHGLWFNAPHSQQTQVVGYPITVERGFRQVFCGGIPGRIAVDDAHIMRCGLGGEASGGPWLYDYDANGLGLVMGVTSEHHSGGDNTAAYFGDLARSIYDQVKDL; translated from the coding sequence ATGCGTTTGCTTCGAGCTGCCCTGGGCGCGGCCCTGGTGCTGAGCGCGACCCTGGCCGGCGGTGCGTCCGCCGCGCCCGCGGCGAGCGTGGAAATGGCCGTGCACGAGGTGGGCGGGGGTTCCTCGACCATGCGGGTGCCGCTGGCGACACTGTCCGCGCTGTCCGAGAAGGTGCCACCGGCCGCGCCGCGGAAGGCCGCATCGGCCGCCGGGATCTACTCCCTGACCAACGGCAAGACCGCCGCCTGGACCGGTGACGGCAAGATCCAGGGGTGCTCGGCCTCGGTGGTCAACACCCCGAGCAGGCGGGTGCTGGTCACCGCGGCGCACTGCCTGTACCACCACGGAATGGCCCGGCCCTGGATCCAGACGATGCGGTTCGTGCCCGGCCTGGAGCCCGACGCCAACGAGGATCCGTTCGAGCCGATCGGCGGCTTCGAGGCCGCCCGGTTCGTGGTGCCCAAGAGCTGGACGCTGGTCCAGGACCGCAAGTGGGACTTCGGTTTCGTGATCATGAAGGACCGGCCCAACGGCGACCGGGTCGGCGACCTGGTCAGTTCGCACGGTCTGTGGTTCAACGCCCCGCACAGCCAGCAGACCCAGGTCGTCGGTTACCCGATCACCGTGGAACGCGGTTTCCGGCAGGTGTTCTGCGGCGGGATCCCTGGCCGGATCGCGGTGGACGACGCGCACATCATGCGCTGCGGCCTGGGCGGTGAAGCCAGCGGCGGCCCGTGGTTGTACGACTACGACGCGAACGGGCTGGGCCTGGTGATGGGGGTCACCAGCGAACACCACTCCGGCGGCGACAACACCGCGGCCTATTTCGGTGACCTCGCCCGCAGCATCTACGACCAGGTCAAGGATCTGTAG
- the cimA gene encoding citramalate synthase: MTRTSPAETPLGDSFHVYDTTLRDGAQREGITYSATDKLAVARLLDSVGVGFIEGGWPGALPKDTEFFARAAAGELQLRHAALVAFGATRRPGAKAETDPQVRALLDSQAPVITLVAKSDRRHIERALRTSVEEAAAMVADTVSFLTGQGRRVFLDAEHFFDGYAHDPDCALRVLSAGVEAGADVVVLCDTNGGQLPLGIAKTVAEVVERTGFRVGIHCQDDTACAVGNSVAAVQAGATHVQCTANGYGERAGNADLFAVVANLVTKLDMPVLPTAALSELTRVSHALAEIANIAPDAHQAYVGTAAFAHKAGLHASAIKVDPDLYNHIDPATVGNGMRVLVTEMAGRASIELKGKELGLDLAGQGEAVTRTVRKVKELEARGWSFEAADASLELLLRGEMSTPDGPQETVSPPFVLDSYRVVLDHRPDGVVISEATVKVHVGGERVIATAEGNGPVHALDAALRKALLPHLPWLASVQLIDYKVRILTEQHGTDAVTRVLVESSDGQAEWTTVGVHGNIVEASWLALCDALAHKAMRVETLTTH; this comes from the coding sequence GTGACCCGCACCAGCCCGGCCGAGACCCCGCTCGGTGACAGCTTCCACGTCTACGACACGACCCTGCGGGACGGCGCGCAGCGCGAGGGCATCACCTACTCGGCCACCGACAAGCTCGCGGTGGCCCGGTTGCTGGACTCGGTCGGGGTGGGCTTCATCGAGGGTGGCTGGCCGGGCGCGCTGCCCAAGGACACCGAGTTCTTCGCCAGGGCGGCGGCCGGTGAGCTGCAGCTGCGGCACGCCGCGCTGGTCGCCTTCGGCGCCACCAGGCGGCCGGGCGCGAAGGCGGAGACCGATCCGCAGGTGCGCGCGCTGCTGGACTCGCAGGCGCCGGTGATCACGCTGGTGGCCAAGTCCGACCGGCGGCACATCGAACGCGCGCTGCGCACCAGCGTGGAGGAGGCGGCCGCGATGGTCGCCGACACGGTGTCCTTCCTCACCGGGCAGGGCCGCCGGGTGTTCCTGGACGCCGAGCACTTCTTCGACGGCTACGCCCACGACCCGGACTGCGCGCTGCGCGTGCTCAGCGCCGGGGTGGAGGCGGGCGCGGACGTCGTGGTGTTGTGTGACACCAACGGCGGCCAGCTCCCGCTGGGCATCGCCAAGACCGTCGCCGAGGTGGTGGAGCGGACCGGTTTCCGGGTCGGCATCCACTGCCAGGACGACACCGCCTGCGCCGTGGGCAACAGCGTGGCCGCCGTACAGGCCGGCGCCACCCACGTGCAGTGCACCGCGAACGGCTACGGCGAACGGGCAGGCAACGCCGACCTGTTCGCCGTGGTGGCAAACCTGGTGACCAAGCTGGACATGCCGGTGCTACCCACCGCTGCGCTGTCCGAGCTGACTCGCGTTTCCCATGCCCTGGCCGAGATCGCCAACATCGCACCCGACGCCCACCAGGCGTATGTCGGGACAGCGGCTTTCGCTCACAAGGCGGGTCTGCACGCGAGCGCGATCAAGGTGGACCCGGATCTGTACAACCACATCGATCCGGCCACCGTCGGCAACGGCATGCGAGTCCTGGTCACCGAGATGGCCGGCCGGGCCAGTATCGAGCTCAAGGGAAAAGAGCTTGGACTGGACCTGGCCGGCCAGGGGGAAGCGGTCACCCGCACCGTGCGCAAGGTCAAGGAACTGGAGGCCCGCGGCTGGTCCTTCGAGGCGGCCGACGCCTCGCTGGAACTGCTGCTGCGCGGCGAGATGTCCACTCCGGACGGTCCACAGGAGACGGTCTCGCCGCCGTTCGTCCTTGACTCCTACCGGGTTGTGCTCGACCACCGCCCGGACGGCGTGGTGATCTCCGAGGCCACGGTCAAGGTGCACGTCGGCGGCGAACGCGTGATCGCCACCGCCGAGGGCAACGGCCCGGTGCACGCCCTGGACGCCGCGTTGCGCAAGGCCCTGCTGCCGCACCTGCCCTGGCTGGCCTCGGTGCAACTCATCGACTACAAGGTGCGCATCCTCACCGAACAACACGGCACCGACGCGGTGACCAGGGTGCTGGTGGAGTCCTCCGACGGCCAGGCCGAGTGGACCACGGTGGGTGTGCACGGCAACATCGTCGAGGCGAGCTGGCTGGCGCTGTGCGACGCGCTGGCACACAAGGCGATGCGGGTGGAGACGCTCACCACACACTGA
- a CDS encoding response regulator transcription factor, with product MTEGARILVVDDEHYLADLAANALRRAGFQAEVAGTGGAALAVGLSRRPDLLVLDLRLAKGPGGSLADQLRRFGCSIPVLFLLGRDATQQDKITGLSVPGADYLGKPFSLGELVARCRAALRRSTGAGSPLLSCAGLRLDEDAHLVLRDETRVDLSPTEFRLLRHLLTHQNRVLTKQHILDHVWEYDYAGEDSVVPTYISYLRRKVDARREPMIHTIPRTGYVLRPPTPPAGPS from the coding sequence ATGACGGAGGGCGCGCGCATCCTGGTCGTCGACGACGAGCACTACCTGGCCGACCTGGCCGCCAACGCGTTGCGCCGGGCCGGGTTCCAGGCCGAGGTGGCCGGGACCGGTGGGGCGGCGCTGGCCGTGGGGCTGAGCAGGCGGCCCGACCTGCTCGTGCTGGACCTGCGGCTGGCCAAGGGGCCTGGGGGTTCGCTGGCTGATCAACTGCGCCGGTTCGGCTGCTCGATCCCGGTGCTGTTCCTGCTCGGCCGGGACGCCACCCAGCAGGACAAGATCACCGGATTGTCCGTGCCCGGTGCCGACTACCTGGGCAAACCGTTCAGCCTTGGTGAGTTGGTGGCCCGCTGCCGGGCGGCGTTGCGGCGCAGTACCGGGGCCGGGTCGCCGCTGCTGAGCTGTGCGGGGCTGCGGCTGGACGAGGACGCGCACCTGGTGCTGCGGGACGAGACCAGGGTGGATCTGAGTCCGACCGAGTTCCGGCTGCTGCGGCACCTGCTGACGCACCAGAACCGGGTGCTGACCAAGCAGCACATCCTGGACCACGTGTGGGAGTACGACTACGCGGGCGAGGACTCGGTGGTGCCGACCTACATCAGCTACCTCCGCCGCAAGGTCGACGCCCGGCGCGAGCCGATGATCCACACCATCCCGCGCACCGGCTACGTGCTACGTCCCCCGACGCCGCCTGCCGGGCCGTCGTAG
- a CDS encoding aminotransferase-like domain-containing protein, with the protein MSARLGKSAISVTRLAGLLQGWTEETGSLHRRLALAIRQLVESGELPAGTRLPAERAMAVSLAVSRSTVVAAYDDLRSEGWLASRQGSGTWARRPGIDYPAPESRAGALGLGRSGAVPAPLTGAHLPNPPDTVDLSTGALPGLPMVAEIAATVGAADYAGLLDHHGYFVGGLPELRVALATQLAGRGVPAAAEDVIVTSGSQQAVDMLAQGLLQPGDEIVLEEPTYRGALEAFRARGAKVLSVPVRTGRRGPGGVDIEVLERLLESRRPKLLYLLPTAHNPTGATLGLADRLRVVRAAAATGVAVVDDGSTVDTSLSWPPPAPLAAVAAEHGVPATVFSVGSLSKLFWGGLRVGWVHGPPDLITRLSRVKNAADLGSSVPSQLLGLKLLPHSDHARRLRMGQLSAGLTAAEQAAHEHLPGWEFARPLGGAALWLRAPGRDSVALAARARKHGVLVVPGPAYSAAEGLREWLRVGYSVSPERVREGIRRLAAADD; encoded by the coding sequence GTGTCCGCTCGACTGGGCAAATCCGCGATCAGCGTCACCCGTCTGGCTGGACTACTCCAGGGTTGGACCGAGGAAACCGGGTCCCTGCACCGACGGCTGGCACTCGCGATCCGGCAGCTCGTGGAGAGCGGGGAACTGCCAGCGGGCACCCGGCTGCCCGCCGAACGGGCGATGGCGGTCTCGCTCGCGGTGAGCCGGTCCACCGTGGTGGCCGCCTACGACGACCTGCGCAGCGAGGGCTGGCTGGCCAGCCGTCAGGGCAGCGGCACCTGGGCGCGGCGGCCCGGCATCGACTACCCGGCGCCGGAGTCCAGGGCGGGCGCGCTCGGCCTCGGCCGCAGCGGCGCGGTGCCGGCCCCGCTCACCGGCGCGCACCTGCCCAACCCGCCGGACACCGTGGACCTGTCCACCGGCGCGCTGCCCGGCCTGCCGATGGTGGCCGAGATCGCCGCCACCGTGGGCGCGGCCGACTACGCCGGTCTGCTGGACCATCACGGCTACTTCGTCGGTGGCCTGCCCGAGCTGCGGGTGGCGCTGGCCACCCAGCTGGCCGGACGTGGGGTGCCCGCGGCGGCCGAGGACGTCATCGTCACCAGCGGCTCCCAGCAAGCGGTGGACATGCTCGCCCAGGGGCTGCTGCAACCGGGCGATGAGATCGTGCTGGAGGAGCCCACTTACCGCGGCGCGCTGGAGGCGTTCCGGGCCAGGGGCGCCAAGGTGCTCTCGGTGCCGGTGCGCACCGGGCGGCGCGGTCCCGGCGGGGTGGACATCGAGGTGCTGGAGCGGCTGCTGGAGTCCCGCCGCCCGAAGCTGCTCTATCTACTGCCCACCGCGCACAACCCGACCGGCGCCACCCTCGGCCTGGCCGACCGGCTGCGGGTGGTGCGCGCGGCCGCGGCCACCGGGGTGGCCGTGGTGGACGACGGGTCCACTGTGGACACCTCGCTGAGCTGGCCGCCGCCCGCGCCGCTGGCCGCGGTGGCCGCCGAGCACGGCGTGCCCGCCACCGTGTTCTCCGTGGGCTCACTGTCCAAACTGTTCTGGGGCGGGCTGCGGGTCGGCTGGGTGCACGGGCCGCCGGATCTGATCACGCGGCTGAGCCGGGTGAAGAACGCCGCCGATCTGGGCAGTTCGGTGCCCAGTCAGCTGCTCGGGCTGAAGTTGTTGCCGCACAGCGATCACGCCCGGCGGCTGCGGATGGGCCAGCTCTCCGCCGGGCTGACCGCGGCCGAGCAGGCCGCGCACGAGCACCTGCCCGGCTGGGAGTTCGCCCGGCCGCTGGGCGGGGCGGCGCTGTGGCTGCGCGCACCCGGCCGGGACTCGGTGGCGCTGGCCGCGCGGGCGCGCAAGCACGGGGTGCTGGTGGTGCCGGGGCCCGCCTATTCCGCGGCCGAGGGCCTGCGCGAGTGGCTGCGGGTCGGTTACTCGGTGTCGCCGGAGCGGGTCAGGGAGGGAATCCGCAGGCTGGCCGCGGCCGACGACTGA
- a CDS encoding Tm-1-like ATP-binding domain-containing protein, whose translation MATVVLVGTLDTKGVEYAWLAERITAAGCAVLLVDTGVLGDPLTRADISAREVAAAAGVELGELRAAGDRGAALTAMATGAAAIVTCLHQQGMLHGIIGLGGSGGSAVASAAMRALPVGVPKLLVSTMASGDTTPYVDAIDLAMMYSVVDIAGLNSVSELILRNAANGIAGMSQGYEHALQNADPRGAEQRPVVAATMFGVTTPAVDAARDRLTELGYEVLVFHATGSGGRSMEALAGSGLLAGVLDLTTTELADDLVGGVLSAGPQRLAAAGRAGLPQVVSLGALDMVNFGPLETVPERFAERNLYVHNATVTLMRTTPAENRELGRRIAAKLRAATGPAALFVPLRGVSAIDAADGPFDDRVADAALFGVLRTSLAGSTVELHEHDAHINDPEFAVAMADRLHELITAGARTGNAALAGGPAR comes from the coding sequence TTGGCGACCGTGGTGCTGGTCGGGACCCTGGACACCAAGGGAGTTGAGTACGCCTGGCTCGCCGAGCGGATCACCGCGGCGGGCTGCGCGGTGCTGCTGGTGGACACCGGAGTCCTCGGCGATCCGTTGACCAGGGCGGACATCAGCGCCCGGGAGGTCGCCGCGGCGGCAGGGGTGGAGCTGGGCGAGCTGCGCGCGGCCGGGGACCGGGGCGCGGCGCTGACCGCGATGGCCACCGGCGCGGCCGCGATCGTCACCTGTCTGCACCAGCAGGGCATGCTGCACGGCATCATCGGCCTCGGCGGCTCCGGCGGGTCCGCGGTGGCCAGCGCGGCCATGCGGGCGCTGCCGGTGGGCGTGCCCAAGCTGCTGGTGTCCACGATGGCCTCCGGGGACACCACGCCGTACGTGGACGCCATCGACCTGGCCATGATGTACAGCGTGGTGGACATCGCCGGGCTCAACTCGGTCTCCGAGCTGATCCTGCGCAACGCCGCCAACGGGATCGCCGGCATGTCCCAGGGCTACGAGCACGCACTGCAGAACGCCGACCCGCGCGGCGCGGAGCAGCGGCCGGTGGTGGCCGCGACCATGTTCGGCGTCACCACCCCGGCGGTGGACGCCGCCCGCGACCGGCTGACCGAACTCGGCTACGAGGTGCTGGTCTTCCACGCCACCGGCTCCGGCGGCAGGTCGATGGAGGCACTGGCCGGAAGCGGACTGCTGGCAGGCGTGCTGGACCTGACCACAACCGAACTGGCCGACGACCTGGTCGGCGGAGTGCTCTCGGCCGGACCGCAGCGGCTGGCCGCGGCAGGCCGGGCCGGACTGCCGCAGGTGGTGAGCCTCGGCGCGCTGGACATGGTCAACTTCGGTCCGCTGGAGACCGTGCCGGAGCGCTTCGCCGAGCGGAACCTGTACGTGCACAACGCGACCGTGACCCTGATGCGCACCACCCCGGCGGAGAACCGGGAGCTGGGCAGGCGGATCGCGGCCAAACTGCGTGCGGCCACCGGACCGGCCGCGTTGTTCGTGCCGCTGCGCGGGGTCTCCGCGATCGACGCCGCGGACGGGCCCTTCGACGACCGGGTGGCCGATGCCGCCCTGTTCGGGGTGTTGCGCACCTCGCTGGCCGGCAGCACGGTGGAGCTGCACGAGCACGACGCGCACATCAACGACCCGGAGTTCGCCGTCGCGATGGCCGACCGGTTGCACGAGTTGATCACAGCGGGGGCCCGGACCGGGAACGCGGCGCTCGCGGGAGGGCCCGCACGATGA
- a CDS encoding FAD-dependent oxidoreductase — protein MITMTDQGATGCVVIGGGPAGMVLGLLLARAGVRVTVLEKHGDFLRDFRGDTVHPSTLTLLDELGLGEEFAKVPQRRVDRLRVQLADGIVPIGDLRHLPGGHKHIALVPQWDFLDLLAAASRREPGFELRMNTEVTGLIRENGKVVGVRHRDRETGISGELRAGLTVACDGRNSIARAAAGLPTREFGVPMDVWWFRLPRQDGDPAGGIGRFTAGHAAVLIDRGEYFQTAYLIRKGSDAQVRTEGVQAFRERISALIPWLADRMHTVESLEEVKLLDVRLNRLHRWHTDGLLCIGDAAHAMSPVFGVGINLAVQDAVATARLLATPLRRGRVRPADLARVRRRRWLPTVVLQSLQRFVHKRLLSRTLSSQINPSAGMPKPIALMQRFPILQRIPAYVVGIGPRPEHAPTFARRHPTPTPNPPHNAHPDVQKRPTHRP, from the coding sequence GGGCGCCACGGGGTGCGTCGTGATCGGCGGCGGACCGGCCGGGATGGTGCTGGGCCTGCTGCTGGCCCGCGCCGGGGTGCGGGTGACGGTGCTGGAGAAGCACGGGGACTTCCTGCGGGACTTCCGCGGCGACACCGTGCACCCGTCCACGCTGACCCTGCTGGACGAGCTGGGGCTGGGCGAGGAGTTCGCCAAGGTGCCGCAGCGGCGGGTGGACCGGCTGCGGGTGCAGCTGGCGGACGGCATCGTGCCCATCGGCGACCTGCGCCACCTGCCCGGCGGGCACAAGCACATCGCGCTGGTGCCGCAGTGGGACTTCCTGGACCTGCTCGCCGCGGCGAGCAGGCGTGAACCCGGGTTCGAGCTGCGGATGAACACCGAGGTCACCGGGCTGATCAGGGAGAACGGCAAGGTCGTCGGCGTGCGCCACCGCGACCGGGAGACCGGGATCAGCGGTGAGCTGCGGGCCGGGCTGACCGTGGCCTGCGACGGCCGCAACTCGATCGCGCGCGCCGCGGCCGGGCTGCCGACCAGGGAGTTCGGCGTGCCGATGGACGTGTGGTGGTTCCGGCTGCCCCGGCAGGACGGGGACCCGGCAGGCGGCATCGGCCGGTTCACCGCGGGCCACGCCGCGGTGCTGATCGACCGGGGCGAGTACTTCCAGACCGCCTACCTGATCCGCAAGGGCTCGGACGCCCAGGTGCGCACCGAGGGGGTGCAGGCCTTCCGGGAGCGGATCAGCGCGCTGATCCCCTGGCTGGCCGACCGGATGCACACGGTGGAGTCACTGGAGGAGGTGAAGCTGCTCGACGTCCGGCTGAACCGGTTGCACCGCTGGCACACCGACGGCCTGCTGTGCATCGGCGACGCCGCGCACGCCATGTCACCGGTGTTCGGGGTGGGCATCAACCTGGCCGTGCAGGACGCGGTGGCCACCGCCCGCCTGCTCGCCACGCCACTACGCCGCGGCCGGGTCCGCCCCGCCGACCTGGCCAGGGTGCGCCGCCGCCGCTGGCTGCCAACGGTCGTACTCCAGAGCCTGCAGCGCTTCGTGCACAAACGCCTGCTCAGCCGCACTCTCAGCAGCCAGATCAACCCCAGCGCCGGCATGCCCAAACCCATCGCGCTGATGCAACGCTTCCCGATCCTCCAGCGCATCCCGGCCTACGTGGTCGGCATCGGCCCCCGCCCCGAACACGCCCCCACCTTCGCCCGCCGCCACCCCACCCCCACCCCTAACCCGCCCCACAACGCCCACCCAGACGTCCAAAAACGGCCAACACACCGCCCATAA
- a CDS encoding fumarylacetoacetate hydrolase family protein → MRIARVAHPEGMAFAAIEGDLDGPADQLTVAEIAEHPFGQVQFTGRRWPLADVRLLAPMLPSKVVCVGRNYADHAKEMGGEAPASPIIFLKPSTTVIGPNVAIKLPASSERVDFEGELAVVIGRPCKDVPAAKAREVILGYTIANDVTARDQQKADGGFGRAKTYDTFCPLGPWVETVLDAADVEIKTELDGEVKQDGHTAQMVHDIPALIEFISHIMTLLPGDVILTGTPAGVGPMRPGQTVAVSIEGLGTLTNPIAAR, encoded by the coding sequence GTGCGTATCGCTCGTGTAGCCCACCCCGAGGGCATGGCCTTCGCCGCGATCGAGGGCGACCTCGACGGCCCGGCCGATCAGCTGACCGTGGCCGAGATCGCCGAACACCCCTTCGGCCAGGTCCAGTTCACCGGCAGGCGCTGGCCGCTGGCCGACGTCCGCCTGCTGGCGCCGATGCTGCCCAGCAAGGTCGTCTGCGTCGGCCGCAACTACGCCGACCACGCCAAGGAGATGGGTGGCGAGGCCCCGGCCAGCCCGATCATCTTCCTCAAGCCCTCCACCACGGTGATCGGCCCGAACGTGGCGATCAAGCTCCCGGCCAGTTCCGAGCGGGTGGACTTCGAGGGCGAGCTGGCCGTGGTCATCGGCCGCCCGTGCAAGGACGTCCCGGCGGCCAAGGCCAGGGAGGTCATCCTGGGCTACACCATCGCCAACGACGTCACCGCGCGCGACCAGCAGAAGGCCGACGGCGGCTTCGGCAGGGCCAAGACCTACGACACCTTCTGCCCGCTGGGCCCGTGGGTGGAGACCGTGCTGGACGCGGCCGACGTGGAGATCAAGACCGAGCTGGACGGCGAGGTCAAGCAGGACGGCCACACCGCGCAGATGGTGCACGACATCCCGGCGCTGATCGAGTTCATCTCGCACATCATGACCCTGCTGCCCGGCGACGTGATCCTCACCGGCACCCCGGCAGGCGTGGGCCCGATGCGACCGGGCCAGACCGTCGCGGTCTCGATCGAGGGCCTCGGCACCCTGACCAACCCGATCGCCGCGAGGTAA
- a CDS encoding trypsin-like serine peptidase yields MRIARIVPVLALVVGAALSGATAQAAPAAPERLASPVAPAVAAGPGTKDAWYSTTNGKLTYVNGNGENSECSASSVNSPSGRVVVTAGHCVYRASTGGVSTNFTYHPGYHMGVRLPAFTVAYAEAAPQWLQGDYRHDYAFLVTNDLPDGRRLVDVAGAHGLIINSAYRQQVHVAGYPYRMENGEAQWYCWGTAGREAGTNRHTMGCDGNDGASGGPWLRNYKPNGLGDVISVTSTNPNKINHAPYFGPEAKALYLSVANR; encoded by the coding sequence ATGCGGATCGCACGGATCGTGCCGGTGCTGGCGCTGGTGGTGGGCGCGGCGCTCAGTGGGGCCACCGCGCAGGCGGCACCCGCGGCGCCGGAACGACTGGCCAGCCCGGTCGCACCGGCCGTCGCGGCTGGGCCCGGCACCAAGGACGCCTGGTACTCCACGACCAACGGCAAGCTGACCTATGTGAACGGGAACGGGGAGAACAGCGAGTGCTCGGCCTCCTCGGTCAACAGCCCGAGCGGCCGGGTCGTGGTGACCGCGGGGCACTGCGTGTACCGGGCCTCCACCGGCGGTGTGTCCACGAACTTCACCTACCACCCCGGGTACCACATGGGTGTGCGACTGCCCGCCTTCACCGTGGCCTATGCCGAGGCGGCGCCGCAGTGGCTGCAGGGTGACTACCGGCACGACTACGCGTTCCTGGTGACGAACGACCTGCCGGACGGCAGGCGGCTGGTGGATGTGGCCGGTGCGCACGGACTGATCATCAACAGCGCCTACCGCCAGCAGGTGCACGTCGCCGGCTACCCGTACCGGATGGAGAACGGCGAGGCCCAGTGGTACTGCTGGGGCACCGCGGGCCGGGAGGCCGGCACCAACCGGCACACGATGGGCTGCGACGGCAACGACGGCGCCAGCGGCGGTCCCTGGCTGCGCAACTACAAGCCCAACGGGCTCGGCGACGTGATCAGCGTGACCAGCACCAACCCGAACAAGATCAACCACGCGCCGTACTTCGGCCCAGAGGCCAAGGCCCTGTACCTGTCGGTCGCCAACCGCTGA